In a single window of the Gossypium hirsutum isolate 1008001.06 chromosome D02, Gossypium_hirsutum_v2.1, whole genome shotgun sequence genome:
- the LOC107910330 gene encoding homeotic protein knotted-1 isoform X1, which produces MEEFNRVNGNSIPKGNFVYASPVVATETNTSQNPPKLHLLRDQQEAEDMKAKIIAHPHCSNLFEAYMDCQKVGAPPEVAARLAAARQEFEARRRSAVSSTRDTIKDPELDQFMEAYYGMLVKYRDELMRPMQEALDFTRRTEAQLNRVSNGLVQIFNSVIVHKYVPGEIVLPHTNSYGYGKDARLLYPRTMDVEYVRSYEKCDGVGSSEEEENNNHSNGETKTNPRAEDRELKNQLLRKYRGYLSSLKQELSKKKKKGKLPKESRQKLLTWWELHYKWPYPSETEKVALAESTGLDQKQINNWFINQRKRHWKPSEDSQFMVMDGLHSPNAVLYMDGHYMGGGPYRPGPS; this is translated from the exons ATGGAAGAATTTAATCGAGTAAACGGGAACAGTATCCCGAAGGGAAATTTCGTGTATGCATCTCCAGTTGTAGCAACTGAAACCAACACCTCACAAAATCCACCAAAGCTCCACTTATTGAGAGACCAACAAGAAGCGGAAGATATGAAAGCCAAGATCATTGCTCATCCTCACTGCTCTAATCTCTTCGAAGCTTACATGGATTGCCAAAAG GTAGGAGCTCCGCCTGAAGTAGCAGCCCGGCTAGCAGCGGCTCGACAAGAGTTTGAGGCAAGACGGCGATCTGCAGTGTCATCGACAAGAGACACCATTAAAGACCCGGAACTTGATCAGTTTATG GAAGCTTATTATGGCATGTTGGTCAAATATCGAGATGAACTGATGAGGCCAATGCAAGAAGCTTTGGATTTCACTAGGAGGACCGAAGCTCAACTTAACAGGGTCAGCAATGGCCTAGTGCAGATCTTCAATTCTG TTATTGTTCATAAATACGTACCTGGAGAGATAGTGCTACCTCATACTAACAGCTATGGCTATGGCAAAGATGCTCGTCTTTTATATCCTCGGACCATGGATGTCGAATACGTTAGATCTT ATGAGAAGTGTGACGGTGTTGGTTCATCtgaggaagaagaaaacaatAACCATAGTAATGGAGAAACCAAAACCAACCCTCGAGCCGAAGATCGAGAACTGAAGAACCAACTCCTGAGGAAATATAGAGGCTATTTAAGTAGTCTAAAGCAAGAACTttccaagaaaaagaagaaagggaaacTACCCAAAGAATCTAGGCAAAAATTGCTTACTTGGTGGGAGTTGCATTACAAATGGCCATACCCTTCT GAGACAGAGAAGGTGGCATTGGCTGAATCAACTGGGTTGGACCAAAAACAGATAAATAATTGGTTTATAAATCAAAGGAAACGCCACTGGAAACCTTCTGAAGACTCGCAATTCATGGTGATGGATGGCTTGCATTCACCAAATGCAGTTCTTTATATGGATGGTCATTACATGGGTGGCGGCCCTTATCGTCCGGGCCCATCTTAG
- the LOC107910330 gene encoding homeotic protein knotted-1 isoform X2 gives MEEFNRVNGNSIPKGNFVYASPVVATETNTSQNPPKLHLLRDQQEAEDMKAKIIAHPHCSNLFEAYMDCQKVGAPPEVAARLAAARQEFEARRRSAVSSTRDTIKDPELDQFMEAYYGMLVKYRDELMRPMQEALDFTRRTEAQLNRVSNGLVQIFNSDEKCDGVGSSEEEENNNHSNGETKTNPRAEDRELKNQLLRKYRGYLSSLKQELSKKKKKGKLPKESRQKLLTWWELHYKWPYPSETEKVALAESTGLDQKQINNWFINQRKRHWKPSEDSQFMVMDGLHSPNAVLYMDGHYMGGGPYRPGPS, from the exons ATGGAAGAATTTAATCGAGTAAACGGGAACAGTATCCCGAAGGGAAATTTCGTGTATGCATCTCCAGTTGTAGCAACTGAAACCAACACCTCACAAAATCCACCAAAGCTCCACTTATTGAGAGACCAACAAGAAGCGGAAGATATGAAAGCCAAGATCATTGCTCATCCTCACTGCTCTAATCTCTTCGAAGCTTACATGGATTGCCAAAAG GTAGGAGCTCCGCCTGAAGTAGCAGCCCGGCTAGCAGCGGCTCGACAAGAGTTTGAGGCAAGACGGCGATCTGCAGTGTCATCGACAAGAGACACCATTAAAGACCCGGAACTTGATCAGTTTATG GAAGCTTATTATGGCATGTTGGTCAAATATCGAGATGAACTGATGAGGCCAATGCAAGAAGCTTTGGATTTCACTAGGAGGACCGAAGCTCAACTTAACAGGGTCAGCAATGGCCTAGTGCAGATCTTCAATTCTG ATGAGAAGTGTGACGGTGTTGGTTCATCtgaggaagaagaaaacaatAACCATAGTAATGGAGAAACCAAAACCAACCCTCGAGCCGAAGATCGAGAACTGAAGAACCAACTCCTGAGGAAATATAGAGGCTATTTAAGTAGTCTAAAGCAAGAACTttccaagaaaaagaagaaagggaaacTACCCAAAGAATCTAGGCAAAAATTGCTTACTTGGTGGGAGTTGCATTACAAATGGCCATACCCTTCT GAGACAGAGAAGGTGGCATTGGCTGAATCAACTGGGTTGGACCAAAAACAGATAAATAATTGGTTTATAAATCAAAGGAAACGCCACTGGAAACCTTCTGAAGACTCGCAATTCATGGTGATGGATGGCTTGCATTCACCAAATGCAGTTCTTTATATGGATGGTCATTACATGGGTGGCGGCCCTTATCGTCCGGGCCCATCTTAG